In Pseudophryne corroboree isolate aPseCor3 chromosome 7, aPseCor3.hap2, whole genome shotgun sequence, a single window of DNA contains:
- the LOC134944357 gene encoding taste receptor type 2 member 41-like, which yields METAEIAFYLVSIIISSSGISCNILMAAASYRIWVTDGFSNPRDLIIFYIGLCSALFQSFYISLYVSYLVWADMLSTYNVCTIIINVVFAIFICTVSLTSWLCSFYCIKLVSFQHRIILFLKTGLPTMIPWIIGGTLGMCGLLLVLLLGVIFMSVPLDNTYNSTSYCTRVSDEYNSNVLDIVYRAYFLIIFPFLLILISLGCTLAPLIIHIRRVQRSPSLDNSHLKAHITAAKTMILLLVLNVAFFTSQVLWNEVWLSMSSPLYWIYGMFYVSFWKLQALTLIFRNKKLRVTCQSFLLNCFKKKM from the coding sequence ATGGAGACTGCGGAAATTGCTTTCTACCTGGTTAGCATTATCATTTCATCTTCTGGAATATCCTGTAACATACTCATGGCAGCTGCCAGCTACAGGATCTGGGTAACTGATGGATTTAGCAATCCTCGAGATCTAATTATATTTTACATTGGACTGTGCAGCGCGTTATTCCAGAGTTTTTACATTTCTCTTTATGTATCATACTTGGTGTGGGCAGACATGTTGTCAACATATAATGTGTGTACAATCATTATTAATGTGGTGTTTGCAATCTTCATCTGCACCGTTTCCCTGACGTCATGGCTGTGCTCCTTCTACTGCATCAAGCTTGTCTCCTTCCAGCACCGGATAATCCTATTCCTGAAGACGGGACTCCCCACAATGATTCCCTGGATAATAGGAGGAACCCTAGGGATGTGCGGATTATTACTGGTCTTACTGCTTGGTGTCATCTTTATGTCAGTTCCTCTAGATAATACATATAACAGCACATCTTACTGTACAAGAGTCAGTGATGAATATAACAGCAATGTTCTGGATATAGTATACAGAGCGTATTTCCTGATAATATTCCCTTTCCTCCTGATCCTTATATCACTGGGCTGCACACTCGCACCTCTCATTATACACATCCGGAGGGTACAGAGGTCACCAAGCCTGGATAATTCCCACCTAAAAGCTCACATCACTGCGGCCAAAACCATGATCCTGCTCCTAGTGCTGAATGTCGCATTTTTTACATCGCAGGTTCTCTGGAATGAGGTCTGGTTGTCCATGTCTTCTCCTTTATACTGGATATATGGGATGTTTTATGTCTCCTTCTGGAAACTTCAAGCTCTAACACTTATCTTCAGAAACAAGAAATTAAGAGTTACTTGTCAGTCATTTCTACTGAACTGTTTCAAAAAGAAAATGTGA